The Streptomyces sp. NBC_00306 sequence AGACAACCGAGGCGCACCTCGAGCGACTCCTCGGTCGGGCGCTCAACTCCTTCGATCTGCCCGACGCGACGGTCGGGCGGCTCGACTCGGCGCTGGCTCACGCGAGTTCGCTGCACTCCTCGCACCACAGCGCGGTCCTGGACCGCGTGACGTACCGGCATGCGTATCTGCTCAGCGACGGGAGTTCGCTCGTCCTGTGGGAGCTCGTCCACAGCACCGGGCGGAGCGGCGCCGAGCAGCACGAGCTCTACACCGAGGAGTCGGAGGCGCGGCTCGCCGCGTCCCGGCTGCCCTCCGGCTTCCCCGGGTTCGCCACGACGGACGGCGATTCCGCTTCCGGGGCCGCCGGGCTGAGCTTCAGCGACCTGGGCGCGGACCTCGACGCCGACTTCGAGCTCCTCGCCGCCCTCATGACCGCACCCCCGGCCGCGCTCCCCCGGATGTACGTCCCGGACAACTCCGCGGACCACGCCCGCCGGGTCCTGCGCCGCGCCGAGAACGGCGACCGGCCGGGCGAGGAGACCGCGGGGCTGCTGCGCGCGGCGTTCGCGCACCACATCACGCAGGTCTTCGGCCGTCAGTACCGGGTGGACGGCAAGGACGCGGGCTTCACCCTGTACGAGCACGCGTTCCTGCTGCTCGACGGCACCGAGACGAGCCTGTGGGAGGTCGAGCACACGGCCACCCCGGACGGCCGCCACATGTGCGAGGTGTACGGATCGGAGCACACCGCGCGCGAAGCCATGGAGCTCCGCGCACGGGTGCGCTGACCGGGCCTGTCGCCCAGGAATTCGGCGCCGGCCGTCAGGCGGCGGCGAGGACCTTGGTCTCCTCCTCGGCCTGCGCGGGTGCCTGTCCCGGCTGTGCCTTGCGGAGTCCCTTGAGCAGGACGACCGTCGCGGTGCTGACCAGCGTGCCGGCGACGATCGCGACGAGGTAGAGGAACGGGTTGCCGATCAGCGGCACCACGAAGATGCCGCCGTGCGGGGCGCGCAGTGTGCAGTCGAAGGCCATCGACAGCCCGCCGCTGACCGCGCCGCCCGCCATCGCCGCCGGGATCACCCGCAGCGGGTCGGCCGCGGCGAACGGGATCGCGCCCTCCGTGATGAACGAAGCACCCAGCACCCAGGCGGCCTTGCCGTTCTCCCGCTCCGTCCTGGTGAACAGCCGCTTGCGTACGACGGTGGCGAGGGCCATCGCCAGCGGCGGCACCATGCCGGCGGCCATCACCGCGGCCATGACCTTCAGCGAGCCCTCGTTGGGGTTGGCCAGCCCGCCGACCGCGAAGGCGTAGGCGACCTTGTTCAGCGGACCGCCGAGGTCGAAGCACATCATCAGCCCGAGGATGACGCCCAGGATCACGGCGTTGGCGCCGGAGAGGCCGGACAGCCAGTCGGTGAGCGCCTTCTGGAGCTCGGCGATCGGCTTGCCGACGACCAGGAACATCAGGAAGCCGACGACTGCGGACGAGACGAGCGGGATCACGACGACGGGCATGATGCCGCGCAGTGGCGCGGGGATCGGGACGCGTTGGATGGCCATCACCGTCGCACCCGCGAGGAGCCCGGCGATCAGGCCGCCGAGGAAGCCGGCGTTGATGGTGAGGGCGATCGCGCCGCCGACGAATCCGGGGACCAGACCGGGACGGTCGGCCATGCCGTAGGCGATGTAGCCGGCCAGTACGGGCACCAGGAAGCTGAAGGCGAGCCCGCCGACCTGGAAGAGGAGCGCGGCCCAGCTCGTGTGGTCGGTCCATGCGAAGTGCTCGGCGACGGACTTGGCGTCGGAGATCTCGTAGCCGCCGATGGCGAAGCCGAGGGCGATGAGGAGCCCGCCGGCGGCGACGAAGGGCACCATGTAACTGACGCCGCTCATCAGCCACTTGCGGAGCCGGGTGCCGTAGCCGTCGCCGGGGTCTCCCGCGGAGTCGGCCGGTGCGGCCGAGCCCGCGCTGACCTCACCGCGTTCGGCCTTGCCCCGTACCTCGTCGACGAGTGCCGCCGCCCTGCTGATGCCGGCCTTCACGCCGACGTCGACGGTGGGCTTCCCGGCGAAGCGGGCCTTGTCCCGTACGGGGACGTCGTGGGCGAAGATCACACCGTCCGCGGCCCGCACGGTCTCGGGGTCGAGCCGGGTGAATCCGGCCGAACCCTGCGTCTCGACGTCGATGTGGACACCGGCCGCCTCGGCCGCCTTCTGAAGCGACTCGGCGGCCATGTAGGTGTGGGCTATGCCGGTGGGGCAGGAGGTGACGGCGACGATCCGGAAGGGCGCGTCGTCGTCGCGGGCGGGTGGGGCCTGGGTGGGTGAGACCTGGGTGGGTGAGGCCTGGGCAGGCGCGGCCTGGGTGGGTGCGTCCTGGGCAGGTGCGGCCTGGGTGGGTGCGTCCTCCGCGGGTACCGCCACCGCGGGTGCGGGCGTGACCGCCGCCTCGGCCGGTCCGGCTGCCGTCTCCGGTTCACCGGGAGATTCCGGCCCGGCGGCCGGCTCTGCCTCCGTCGCCGGGGCCTCGCCGCGGATCAGGGAGGCCGCGGCGGGCGCGTCCGTCGTCGTCCTGAGCGCCGAGGTGAACGACTCGTCCATCAGCCGGCGGGCCAGCGACGACAGGATCGTCAGATGCGCGTCGTCCGCGCCCGCCGGGGCCGCTATCAGGAAGATCAGGTCCGCCGGACCGTCCGGGGCACCGAAGTCGACACCCGCGGCACTGCGGCCGAACGCCAGCGTCGGCTCCGTGACATGCGCGCTGCGGCAGTGCGGGATGCCGATACCGCCGTCCAGACCGGTCGGCATCTGCGCCTCGCGTGCGGCCACGTCCCCGAGGAACCCCTCGAGGTCCGTGACCCGGCCGAGTGCCACCATCCGTTCGGCCAGCGAGCGGGCCGCGGCCTCCTTCGTCGTCGCGGCCAGGTCGAGGTCGACCAGGTCCGCGGTGATCATCTCGCTCATCGCGGGCTCCCTTGCTCGGTGAGTACTCGGTCCAGAGGGATGTCCGCCGTCACCGTGACGTCGGACGGGTCGAGATCGGCCGGGGTCGGCATCACGCTGCCCGGCAGTTGCACGGCAGCGGCACCGTGCGCGACCGCGGCGGCCAGTGCGACCGGCCCCTCGCCGCCCACCGCGAGGAATCCGGCGAGAGACGCGTCGCCCGCGCCGACGTTGCTGCGGACGGTGGACACGGGCGCGTGGCCGAACCAGGTGCCCGCGGCGCAGGACAGCAGCTGGCCGTCGCCGCCCAGGCTGGCCAGTACCGCCCGCGCCCCCAGCTCCCGTAGCTCCTCGGCCGCCTTGACCGCGTCGCCGACGGTGGCGAGGGGGCGGCCGACGGCCTGCGCGAGTTCGTCGGCGTTGGGCTTGACGACGTCAGGGTGTGAACGCAGCGCCGCGAGCAGGGAGGGGCCCGAGGTGTCGAGGGCCACCCGGGCTCCGGCCGCGTGCGCGCGGGCGACCAACTCGGCGTACCACTCGGGTGCGAGGCCTCTCGGCAGACTGCCGCAGCAGGCGATCCATGACGCCGACGCACAGTGCGCCGTGGTGATGGACAGGAGTGACTCGGCTTCCGCGGCCGACAGTTCGGGGCCAGGCGCGTTGATCTTGGTGAGGGTGCCGTCCGGTTCGGCGAGCGCGATGTTGGAACGCGTCCCGCCGGTGACCGGGACCGCGGCGACCTCGATGCCCTGTCCGGCGAGCAGTTCCGCGACGAGCGCGCCGGGCGCCCCACCGAGCGGCATGACGGCGACCGTGCGGTGACCCGCGGCCGCGACAGCCCGCGATACGTTGACGCCCTTGCCGCCCGGGTCCATCCGCTCGGCGGTGGCGCGCAGCACCTCGCCGCGGTCCAGCGCCGGGACCTCGTACGTACGGTCCAGCGACGGGTTCGGGGTGACGGTGAGAATCATGCGCGTACG is a genomic window containing:
- a CDS encoding DUF6227 family protein, whose product is MNDPYETTEAHLERLLGRALNSFDLPDATVGRLDSALAHASSLHSSHHSAVLDRVTYRHAYLLSDGSSLVLWELVHSTGRSGAEQHELYTEESEARLAASRLPSGFPGFATTDGDSASGAAGLSFSDLGADLDADFELLAALMTAPPAALPRMYVPDNSADHARRVLRRAENGDRPGEETAGLLRAAFAHHITQVFGRQYRVDGKDAGFTLYEHAFLLLDGTETSLWEVEHTATPDGRHMCEVYGSEHTAREAMELRARVR
- a CDS encoding PTS fructose transporter subunit IIABC, encoding MSEMITADLVDLDLAATTKEAAARSLAERMVALGRVTDLEGFLGDVAAREAQMPTGLDGGIGIPHCRSAHVTEPTLAFGRSAAGVDFGAPDGPADLIFLIAAPAGADDAHLTILSSLARRLMDESFTSALRTTTDAPAAASLIRGEAPATEAEPAAGPESPGEPETAAGPAEAAVTPAPAVAVPAEDAPTQAAPAQDAPTQAAPAQASPTQVSPTQAPPARDDDAPFRIVAVTSCPTGIAHTYMAAESLQKAAEAAGVHIDVETQGSAGFTRLDPETVRAADGVIFAHDVPVRDKARFAGKPTVDVGVKAGISRAAALVDEVRGKAERGEVSAGSAAPADSAGDPGDGYGTRLRKWLMSGVSYMVPFVAAGGLLIALGFAIGGYEISDAKSVAEHFAWTDHTSWAALLFQVGGLAFSFLVPVLAGYIAYGMADRPGLVPGFVGGAIALTINAGFLGGLIAGLLAGATVMAIQRVPIPAPLRGIMPVVVIPLVSSAVVGFLMFLVVGKPIAELQKALTDWLSGLSGANAVILGVILGLMMCFDLGGPLNKVAYAFAVGGLANPNEGSLKVMAAVMAAGMVPPLAMALATVVRKRLFTRTERENGKAAWVLGASFITEGAIPFAAADPLRVIPAAMAGGAVSGGLSMAFDCTLRAPHGGIFVVPLIGNPFLYLVAIVAGTLVSTATVVLLKGLRKAQPGQAPAQAEEETKVLAAA
- the pfkB gene encoding 1-phosphofructokinase yields the protein MILTVTPNPSLDRTYEVPALDRGEVLRATAERMDPGGKGVNVSRAVAAAGHRTVAVMPLGGAPGALVAELLAGQGIEVAAVPVTGGTRSNIALAEPDGTLTKINAPGPELSAAEAESLLSITTAHCASASWIACCGSLPRGLAPEWYAELVARAHAAGARVALDTSGPSLLAALRSHPDVVKPNADELAQAVGRPLATVGDAVKAAEELRELGARAVLASLGGDGQLLSCAAGTWFGHAPVSTVRSNVGAGDASLAGFLAVGGEGPVALAAAVAHGAAAVQLPGSVMPTPADLDPSDVTVTADIPLDRVLTEQGSPR